One stretch of Pomacea canaliculata isolate SZHN2017 linkage group LG11, ASM307304v1, whole genome shotgun sequence DNA includes these proteins:
- the LOC112575751 gene encoding homeobox protein ceh-31-like: MITDILRDTQTLSRVASRCEKRGGSTLPVNLHLSSRRSPLLAPVTDVDDNDDDDEEDGDSDNSIDDENIFQRVFFFGPGVSGRAGDDEVNDQQSSPLLLLRSKRPRKARTAFSDQQLRCLERSFERQKYLSVQDRLELASKLGLTDTQVKTWYQNRRTKWKRQTAVGLELLTEASNLAAVQRVLQTNPYWASFHPHAASFISSMDGLIPRFAHPLPTGSSDVAQVVGGVVAPRPTLPHQAALFHLSGLQTTVPYSGLPAALAPVIEKRI, encoded by the exons GCGGCAGCACTCTACCTGTGAACCTTCACCTGTCTTCGCGTCGCTCGCCGCTGCTTGCGCCTGTGACCGACGTcgacgacaatgacgacgacgatgaggaggaTGGAGACAGCGATAATAGCATCGACgacgaaaatatttttcagagag ttttttttttcggtcctGGTGTATCTGGTAGAGCGGGTGATGACGAGGTTAATGATCAACAGTCGTCGCCGTTGCTGTTGCTGAGGTCCAAGCGGCCCCGCAAGGCGCGGACGGCCTTCAGTGACCAGCAGCTGCGGTGCCTGGAGCGGAGCTTCGAGCGGCAGAAGTATCTGAGTGTACAGGACCGTCTGGAGCTGGCCAGCAAGCTGGGCTTGACTGACACCCAGGTCAAGACTTGGTACCAGAACAGACG GACGAAGTGGAAGCGGCAGACGGCTGTGGGGCTGGAGCTGCTGACGGAGGCCAGCAACCTGGCGGCGGTGCAGCGGGTGCTACAGACCAACCCCTACTGGGCCTCCTTCCATCCTCACGCCGCCTCCTTCATCTCCTCCATGGACGGCCTCATTCCCCGATTCGCTCATCCTCTTCCCACCGGAAGTAGTGACGTGGCGCAGGTAGTCGGCGGAGTGGTGGCCCCTAGACCGACACTTCCGCACCAGGCGGCGCTGTTCCATTTGTCTggtttgcagacgacagttcCCTATTCGGGTCTGCCAGCAGCTCTTGCGCCGGTCATCGAAAAACGAATTTGA
- the LOC112575752 gene encoding uncharacterized protein LOC112575752 → MNCCFLVVLIASLLCTSHGQNVHSLDMFGLINILYMKADQNLDGVISRSELDSVYTGFDRNRDKVISQTEFTSLWTAITQMTQEEATAFFLLADLDDNEQIDSNDLSAIYQRFDLNGDGNVQAEEFNLKWQQLYHEAPIAVLYTEADTNKDDELQEAEFSRLFSPFTSKSDGSVTKADFESGWTKSIGFAADADSVFRLWTPTMMAFSRQGKSAMHSIPLTSAVKMAPVTFLLLVAMISPSVFSSFRALEGDCAFRLADSNQDGFLLMQDLLKIFFSFDTNNDTIVTRTEFIADWTTRFDLGNRGEASRLFDRADVTKDGHIGRDDLPEIFAYFDMNGDGHVDKNEFLTQWSDLRLEAIDTIILTPRTG, encoded by the exons ATG AACTGTTGTTTCCTTGTCGTCCTTATAGCCAGTCTCCTATGCACCAGCCATGGGCAAAATGT tcacagcCTGGACATGTTTGGTCTGATCAACATCCTCTACATGAAAGCTGACCAAAACCTCGATGGTGTCATCAGCAGGTCAGAGCTGGACAGCGTTTACACCGGCTTTGACCGCAACC GGGACAAAGTGATCTCGCAGACAGAGTTTACCTCCCTCTGGACGGCAATAACTCAGATGACCCAGGAGGAGGCAACAGCCTTCTTCCTACTCGCAGATCTCGATGACAACGAACAAATCGACTCCAACGATTTGAGCGCCATTTATCAGCGCTTTGACCTCAATG GTGACGGCAACGTGCAGGCCGAGGAATTCAACCTCAAGTGGCAACAG TTGTATCACGAGGCGCCGATCGCCGTTCTGTACACTGAGGCCGACACCAACAAGGATGACGAGCTCCAGGAAGCAGAGTTTTCTCGcctcttctctccctttacctCGAAAT CCGACGGTTCAGTGACAAAAGCTGATTTTGAAAGCGGTTGGACCAAGTCCATTGGCTTTGCAGCCGACGCGGACTCTGTTTTTCGTCTCTGGACACCAACCATGATGGCATTCTCACGACAGGGGAAGTCAGCCATGCATTCCATACCTTTGACGTCAGCCGTGA AAATGGCGCCTGTGACTTTTCTGCTTCTCGTGGCGATGATAAG CCCGTCTGTGTTCTCCAGCTTCCGAGCCCTTGAAGGAGACTGTGCTTTTCGACTGGCGGACTCCAACCAAGATGGCTTTCTTCTGATGCAAGaccttttaaaaatcttcttcaGTTTTGATACAAACA ATGACACCATAGTGACGAGGACAGAGTTTATCGCCGACTGGACCACACGCTTTGACCTGGGCAACAGAGGGGAGGCGTCCAGGCTGTTTGACCGCGCTGACGTCACAAAGGACGGTCACATCGGGCGAGATGACCTGCCTGAGATCTTTGCTTACTTTGACATGAATG GTGACGGCCATGTGGATAAGAACGAGTTTCTCACCCAGTGGAGTGACCTGCGTCTAGAGGCCATAGACACCATCATCCTCACACCTCGAACTGGCTAG